The Drosophila bipectinata strain 14024-0381.07 chromosome 2L, DbipHiC1v2, whole genome shotgun sequence genome has a segment encoding these proteins:
- the GramD1B gene encoding serine-rich adhesin for platelets isoform X2 codes for MHFVTQQRAQNQHHQPQKSNPSSSSSLASASSSSISSCSGSGSGSGSGSGSGAGSSRFVALRKSASQGALPKSLATAQSLFLRPSAQSKHKRTASLNAAPMIKDIDKPDPTTSSVILTAATAESPSGSKPPANANMIPETTQPDQLQSQTQSQSQSQPQPQSQTQSQLQDNPLETAPNPQQQSQPEEKEQQADAKSDESSAGDRRDSITEEITITTTTTTSTLSTKLLTIQEAAGSLEQSSLSKSSSSKQIASTTAPTGGSPPSSARLSPKPRHDSCGSSPGLGQAATSTSPCATSSPLNGSSQGATPSINIVSSDSSRDQPLQSQSVDSNGFTAPVGSLTDSPCSRKSSTSSKGKASQPKLSTSSSGRDEQDISQHRLSDLTPHELSLLRVDREQQVTSSSSTSNEKPAKPSRLSERAKKKSWYNVIYPNYKSRAEDFKKLFKDVPNDERLIVDYSCALQRDILVQGRLYVSQNYVCFHANIFSWETFLSIKWKDVTAITKEKTALVIPNAISIASGKDKYFFATFTSRDKSFLMLFRVWQNTLMNKQFSPQEIWKYVHSSYGEELGLTTDDEDYIDPTLDNGNETDFDFQTAIDDDSQSQRQSQQSNQSNQSNPQLPQSGNSSASSGGGASRASAPRKSKTKYFFNSSKSSANASASGSDNNKTRESSRKLNKKMKQNAKELTLSSVKPAEQSVSVTMTQVPVASSSSTAGSTTNTSTSSTVANHSGSGTLTGSGSGSGPVAPSGTDKKSAEKKISTASSSGAAAAAAAVAASDGTSGCPATESKLETKRKLSKNHKTADEAVPTDVSDSSDSEANNVPFVPTTECTSTHEGRQIVHTILPINVDTLFNMLFSKSKFLTDFHASRKSTDLIMGEWSRNEEGLNVRTVNVTVQLAASVGPKSSKVTEYQTMRECSKPGELYSIDVNSVNAGIPYADSFSVLIHFCLARTVDDHTMLSVHTQIKYKKSIWGVVKGFIEKNTWAGLEDFFGSQLHALQSETCIPPAKGKGRRPRRGMNPPSATSTSSSAKTATATTTTTAAVATTTSTDNDSIHEAPHHLSPSLLFTQPHQQHQHQHLHMHHHHHHHHGGQQHHHHHHQQHGHFDARPSHHHQPLSNHHYPHHQHPHWHHRKTITHSSRGTATQIRPLEEAGGTAQPGIAGLPGDTLDTQPLVAGAAVGAAPGHPLLLEGGKQPHLHQQQSHQHLHLQQHHKQQQQLHPGGDDGQPLAMGHGQGHRLGFRHRGLSLLVILLLCLMLALNVILLLKLWKLEERIDVDLSRRARLPNLAALKDLPNTNQEWLELLRDQEIAHEAELDKWQQVLQTAIELLKKVSNVCEKIYNDGKLRQRIESMSMPAHSEF; via the exons GATTAAAGATATTGATAAACCCGACCCAACAACATCAAGTGTTATCCTAACCGCTGCGACGGCCGAAAGTCCGAGCGGCAGTAAGCCCCCCGCCAATGCCAACATGATACCCGAGACCACCCAGCCCGATCAGCTCCAGTCACAGACCCAGTCACAGTCACAGTCGCAGCCACAGCCGCAATCCCAGACACAGTCACAGCTCCAGGACAACCCGCTGGAAACTGCGCCGAATCCCCAGCAGCAATCGCAGCCGGAGGAGAAGGAGCAGCAGGCGGACGCCAAGTCCGATGAGAGCAGTGCTGGCGACAG GCGCGACTCCATCACTGAGGAGATCACGATTacgaccaccaccaccaccagtaCTCTGAGCACCAAGCTACTGACCATCCAGGAGGCCGCCGGCAGCCTCGAGCAGAGCAGCCTCTCCAAATCGTCGTCCTCCAAACAGATCGCTTCCACGACAGCCCCAACAGGTGGATCGCCGCCCAGCAGTGCTCGTCTCTCGCCAAAGCCGCGGCATGACTCCTGCGGAAGCAGTCCTGGCCTAGGGCAGGCTGCCACCTCCACGAGTCCCTGCGCCACTTCCAGTCCCCTGAACGGCTCCTCCCAGGGCGCCACGCCCAGCATAAATATCGTGTCCAGCGACTCGAGCCGGGATCAGCCCCTCCAATCGCAGAGCGTAGACTCGAACGGGTTCACCGCCCCGGTCGGAAGCCTCACGGACAGCCCCTGCAGCCGCAAGAGCTCCACCAGCTCCAAGGGGAAGGCGAGCCAGCCCAAGTTGTCCACCTCCAGCAGCGGACGTGATGAG CAGGACATCTCCCAGCACCGGCTGAGCGACCTCACCCCGCACGAGCTGAGCCTTCTCCGCGTGGACAGGGAGCAGCAGGTgaccagcagcagctccaccTCCAACGAGAAGCCGGCCAAGCCCTCCCGGCTCTCGGAGCGGGCCAAGAAGAAGTCCTGGTACAACGTCATCTACCCCAACTACAAGTCGCGTGCCGAGGACTTTAAGAAGCTCTTCAAGGACGTGCCCAACGATGAGCGTCTGATTGTGG ATTATTCGTGTGCCCTGCAGCGTGATATTCTAGTTCAGGGACGATTGTACGTATCACAGAACTACGTCTGCTTCCACGCCAACATCTTCTCCTGGGAGACCTTCCTGAGCATCAAGTGGAAGGATGTAACGGCCATTACCAAGGAGAAGACGGCCTTGGTGATACCCAATGCCATTTCGATAGCCAGCGGCAAGGACAAGTACTTCTTTGCCACGTTCACGTCGCGCGACAAGAGCTTCTTGATGCTCTTCCGTGTCTGGCAGAACACGCTGATGAACAAGCAGTTCTCGCCACAGGAGATTTGGAAGTACGTGCATAGCTCCTACGGCGAGGAGCTGGGCCTAACCACCGACGACGAGGACTACATCGATCCCACGCTGGACAACGGCAACGAGACGGACTTTGACTTCCAGACGGCCATCGACGACGACAGTCAGTCGCAGCGCCAGTCGCAACAGTCGAACCAGTCCAACCAGTCCAATCCCCAGCTGCCCCAGAGCGGCAACAGCAGCgccagcagcggcggcggtgCCAGCCGGGCCTCAGCCCCCCGCAAGTCAAAGACGAAATACTTCTTCAACTCGTCCAAGTCCTCGGCCAACGCCTCGGCCAGCGGTTCGGACAACAACAAGACCAGGGAGAGTTCGCGCAAACTCAACAAGAAGATGAAGCAGAACGCCAAAGAGTTGACGCTCAGCTCCGTGAAGCCGGCGGAGCAATCGGTCAGTGTTACCATGACCCAGGTGCCCGtagccagcagcagcagcactgcCGGCTCCACTACGAACACATCCACCTCCTCCACAGTCGCCAACCATTCCGGTTCCGGGACCTTGACTGGTTCAGGATCAGGTTCTGGCCCAGTAGCTCCAAGCGGCACCGATAAGAAGAGCGCTGAGAAGAAAATCAGCACGGCTTCTAGTTCAGgcgcagcagctgcagcagcggcCGTGGCGGCTTCGGATGGCACCTCAGGTTGTCCTGCGACGGAGTCTAAGCTGGAGACCAAACGCAAGCTGAGCAAGAATCACAAGACCGCCGACGAGGCCGTGCCCACAGATGTGTCCGACTCGTCCGACTCCGAAGCGAACAATGTGCC ATTTGTGCCCACCACAGAATGCACTTCCACGCACGAGGGTCGCCAGATTGTGCACACCATCCTGCCCATCAACGTGGACACTCTGTTTAACATGCTCTTCAGTAAATCCAAATTCCTGACGGACTTCCACGCCTCGCGCAAGTCCACAGACCTTATAATGGGCGAGTGGTCCAGGAATGAGGAAGGCCTGAACGTACGAACCGTAAACGTCACCGTGCAGTTGGCCGCCTCCGTGGGTCCCAAGTCCTCAAAG GTGACTGAGTACCAGACCATGCGGGAGTGCAGCAAGCCCGGGGAACTGTATTCCATAGACGTAAATAGTGTAAACGCAGGCATTCCATATGCGGACAGTTTCAGCGTACTCATCCACTTCTGCCTCGCCAG GACGGTCGATGATCACACGATGCTGTCGGTACACACCCAGATCAAGTACAAGAAGTCGATTTGGGGCGTTGTCAAGGGATTCATCGAGAAGAACACTTGGGCGGGTCTGGAGGACTTCTTCGGCTCCCAGCTGCACGCGCTCCAGAGCGAAACGTGCATTCCGCCCGCCAAGGGCAAGGGACGGCGTCCGCGGAGGG GCATGAATCCCCCTTCTGCGACATCAACATCCTCATCGGCGAAAACAGCCACTGCCACGACCACCACCACTGCAGCTGTGGCCACCACGACGAGTACGGACAATGACAGCATTCACGAGGCGCCACATCATCTGTCACCCAGTCTGCTGTTCACCCAGCCccaccagcagcaccagcaccagcacctgCACAtgcatcaccaccaccaccatcaccacggTGGCCAGCAGCATcatcaccatcatcatcaacagCACGGCCACTTCGATGCCAGGCCCTCCCATCATCATCAACCGCTTTCCAATCACCATTACCCTCATCATCAGCATCCCCATTGGCATCATCGTAAGACAATAACTCATTCGAGCCGAG GAACCGCCACACAAATACGCCCCCTGGAGGAAGCAGGCGGCACGGCACAGCCGGGCATCGCCGGCTTGCCCGGCGACACCCTAGACACCCAGCCGCTTGTCGCCGGGGCTGCAGTCGGCGCCGCTCCCGGTCACCCGCTGCTGCTCGAGGGCGGCAAGCAGCCCCATCTCCACCAGCAGCAGTCGCACCAACACCTCCACCTACAGCAGCACcacaagcagcagcagcagttgcacCCGGGCGGCGACGACGGCCAGCCGCTGGCGATGGGTCACGGGCAGGGTCACAGACTCGGTTTCAGACACAGGGGCTTGTCGTTGTTGGTTATTCTGTTGCTGTGCTTGATGCTGGCATTAAATGTGATATTATTACTTAAGCTCTGGAAGCTGGAGGAACGGATTGACGTGGATCTCAGTCGGCGGGCGCGACTGCCCAACTTGGCGGCCTTAAA ggaCCTACCTAACACAAACCAGGAATGGCTGGAGCTGCTGCGCGATCAGGAAATCGCACACGAAGCCGAGCTAGATAAGTGGCAGCAGGTGCTCCAGACTGCCATTGAGTTGCTGAAAAAGGTGAGCAATGTGTGCGAAAAGATCTACAACGACGGCAAGCTGCGTCAGCGGATCGAGTCGATGTCTATGCCGGCGCACAGTGAATTCTAA
- the GramD1B gene encoding serine-rich adhesin for platelets isoform X6 — MPKEEARRPPRKTTGVVEPKKVKRKKMIKDIDKPDPTTSSVILTAATAESPSGSKPPANANMIPETTQPDQLQSQTQSQSQSQPQPQSQTQSQLQDNPLETAPNPQQQSQPEEKEQQADAKSDESSAGDRRDSITEEITITTTTTTSTLSTKLLTIQEAAGSLEQSSLSKSSSSKQIASTTAPTGGSPPSSARLSPKPRHDSCGSSPGLGQAATSTSPCATSSPLNGSSQGATPSINIVSSDSSRDQPLQSQSVDSNGFTAPVGSLTDSPCSRKSSTSSKGKASQPKLSTSSSGRDELSLSLVSQQDISQHRLSDLTPHELSLLRVDREQQVTSSSSTSNEKPAKPSRLSERAKKKSWYNVIYPNYKSRAEDFKKLFKDVPNDERLIVDYSCALQRDILVQGRLYVSQNYVCFHANIFSWETFLSIKWKDVTAITKEKTALVIPNAISIASGKDKYFFATFTSRDKSFLMLFRVWQNTLMNKQFSPQEIWKYVHSSYGEELGLTTDDEDYIDPTLDNGNETDFDFQTAIDDDSQSQRQSQQSNQSNQSNPQLPQSGNSSASSGGGASRASAPRKSKTKYFFNSSKSSANASASGSDNNKTRESSRKLNKKMKQNAKELTLSSVKPAEQSVSVTMTQVPVASSSSTAGSTTNTSTSSTVANHSGSGTLTGSGSGSGPVAPSGTDKKSAEKKISTASSSGAAAAAAAVAASDGTSGCPATESKLETKRKLSKNHKTADEAVPTDVSDSSDSEANNVPFVPTTECTSTHEGRQIVHTILPINVDTLFNMLFSKSKFLTDFHASRKSTDLIMGEWSRNEEGLNVRTVNVTVQLAASVGPKSSKVTEYQTMRECSKPGELYSIDVNSVNAGIPYADSFSVLIHFCLARTVDDHTMLSVHTQIKYKKSIWGVVKGFIEKNTWAGLEDFFGSQLHALQSETCIPPAKGKGRRPRRGMNPPSATSTSSSAKTATATTTTTAAVATTTSTDNDSIHEAPHHLSPSLLFTQPHQQHQHQHLHMHHHHHHHHGGQQHHHHHHQQHGHFDARPSHHHQPLSNHHYPHHQHPHWHHRKTITHSSRGTATQIRPLEEAGGTAQPGIAGLPGDTLDTQPLVAGAAVGAAPGHPLLLEGGKQPHLHQQQSHQHLHLQQHHKQQQQLHPGGDDGQPLAMGHGQGHRLGFRHRGLSLLVILLLCLMLALNVILLLKLWKLEERIDVDLSRRARLPNLAALKDLPNTNQEWLELLRDQEIAHEAELDKWQQVLQTAIELLKKVSNVCEKIYNDGKLRQRIESMSMPAHSEF; from the exons GATTAAAGATATTGATAAACCCGACCCAACAACATCAAGTGTTATCCTAACCGCTGCGACGGCCGAAAGTCCGAGCGGCAGTAAGCCCCCCGCCAATGCCAACATGATACCCGAGACCACCCAGCCCGATCAGCTCCAGTCACAGACCCAGTCACAGTCACAGTCGCAGCCACAGCCGCAATCCCAGACACAGTCACAGCTCCAGGACAACCCGCTGGAAACTGCGCCGAATCCCCAGCAGCAATCGCAGCCGGAGGAGAAGGAGCAGCAGGCGGACGCCAAGTCCGATGAGAGCAGTGCTGGCGACAG GCGCGACTCCATCACTGAGGAGATCACGATTacgaccaccaccaccaccagtaCTCTGAGCACCAAGCTACTGACCATCCAGGAGGCCGCCGGCAGCCTCGAGCAGAGCAGCCTCTCCAAATCGTCGTCCTCCAAACAGATCGCTTCCACGACAGCCCCAACAGGTGGATCGCCGCCCAGCAGTGCTCGTCTCTCGCCAAAGCCGCGGCATGACTCCTGCGGAAGCAGTCCTGGCCTAGGGCAGGCTGCCACCTCCACGAGTCCCTGCGCCACTTCCAGTCCCCTGAACGGCTCCTCCCAGGGCGCCACGCCCAGCATAAATATCGTGTCCAGCGACTCGAGCCGGGATCAGCCCCTCCAATCGCAGAGCGTAGACTCGAACGGGTTCACCGCCCCGGTCGGAAGCCTCACGGACAGCCCCTGCAGCCGCAAGAGCTCCACCAGCTCCAAGGGGAAGGCGAGCCAGCCCAAGTTGTCCACCTCCAGCAGCGGACGTGATGAG CTCTCCCTCTCGCTTGTCTCCCAGCAGGACATCTCCCAGCACCGGCTGAGCGACCTCACCCCGCACGAGCTGAGCCTTCTCCGCGTGGACAGGGAGCAGCAGGTgaccagcagcagctccaccTCCAACGAGAAGCCGGCCAAGCCCTCCCGGCTCTCGGAGCGGGCCAAGAAGAAGTCCTGGTACAACGTCATCTACCCCAACTACAAGTCGCGTGCCGAGGACTTTAAGAAGCTCTTCAAGGACGTGCCCAACGATGAGCGTCTGATTGTGG ATTATTCGTGTGCCCTGCAGCGTGATATTCTAGTTCAGGGACGATTGTACGTATCACAGAACTACGTCTGCTTCCACGCCAACATCTTCTCCTGGGAGACCTTCCTGAGCATCAAGTGGAAGGATGTAACGGCCATTACCAAGGAGAAGACGGCCTTGGTGATACCCAATGCCATTTCGATAGCCAGCGGCAAGGACAAGTACTTCTTTGCCACGTTCACGTCGCGCGACAAGAGCTTCTTGATGCTCTTCCGTGTCTGGCAGAACACGCTGATGAACAAGCAGTTCTCGCCACAGGAGATTTGGAAGTACGTGCATAGCTCCTACGGCGAGGAGCTGGGCCTAACCACCGACGACGAGGACTACATCGATCCCACGCTGGACAACGGCAACGAGACGGACTTTGACTTCCAGACGGCCATCGACGACGACAGTCAGTCGCAGCGCCAGTCGCAACAGTCGAACCAGTCCAACCAGTCCAATCCCCAGCTGCCCCAGAGCGGCAACAGCAGCgccagcagcggcggcggtgCCAGCCGGGCCTCAGCCCCCCGCAAGTCAAAGACGAAATACTTCTTCAACTCGTCCAAGTCCTCGGCCAACGCCTCGGCCAGCGGTTCGGACAACAACAAGACCAGGGAGAGTTCGCGCAAACTCAACAAGAAGATGAAGCAGAACGCCAAAGAGTTGACGCTCAGCTCCGTGAAGCCGGCGGAGCAATCGGTCAGTGTTACCATGACCCAGGTGCCCGtagccagcagcagcagcactgcCGGCTCCACTACGAACACATCCACCTCCTCCACAGTCGCCAACCATTCCGGTTCCGGGACCTTGACTGGTTCAGGATCAGGTTCTGGCCCAGTAGCTCCAAGCGGCACCGATAAGAAGAGCGCTGAGAAGAAAATCAGCACGGCTTCTAGTTCAGgcgcagcagctgcagcagcggcCGTGGCGGCTTCGGATGGCACCTCAGGTTGTCCTGCGACGGAGTCTAAGCTGGAGACCAAACGCAAGCTGAGCAAGAATCACAAGACCGCCGACGAGGCCGTGCCCACAGATGTGTCCGACTCGTCCGACTCCGAAGCGAACAATGTGCC ATTTGTGCCCACCACAGAATGCACTTCCACGCACGAGGGTCGCCAGATTGTGCACACCATCCTGCCCATCAACGTGGACACTCTGTTTAACATGCTCTTCAGTAAATCCAAATTCCTGACGGACTTCCACGCCTCGCGCAAGTCCACAGACCTTATAATGGGCGAGTGGTCCAGGAATGAGGAAGGCCTGAACGTACGAACCGTAAACGTCACCGTGCAGTTGGCCGCCTCCGTGGGTCCCAAGTCCTCAAAG GTGACTGAGTACCAGACCATGCGGGAGTGCAGCAAGCCCGGGGAACTGTATTCCATAGACGTAAATAGTGTAAACGCAGGCATTCCATATGCGGACAGTTTCAGCGTACTCATCCACTTCTGCCTCGCCAG GACGGTCGATGATCACACGATGCTGTCGGTACACACCCAGATCAAGTACAAGAAGTCGATTTGGGGCGTTGTCAAGGGATTCATCGAGAAGAACACTTGGGCGGGTCTGGAGGACTTCTTCGGCTCCCAGCTGCACGCGCTCCAGAGCGAAACGTGCATTCCGCCCGCCAAGGGCAAGGGACGGCGTCCGCGGAGGG GCATGAATCCCCCTTCTGCGACATCAACATCCTCATCGGCGAAAACAGCCACTGCCACGACCACCACCACTGCAGCTGTGGCCACCACGACGAGTACGGACAATGACAGCATTCACGAGGCGCCACATCATCTGTCACCCAGTCTGCTGTTCACCCAGCCccaccagcagcaccagcaccagcacctgCACAtgcatcaccaccaccaccatcaccacggTGGCCAGCAGCATcatcaccatcatcatcaacagCACGGCCACTTCGATGCCAGGCCCTCCCATCATCATCAACCGCTTTCCAATCACCATTACCCTCATCATCAGCATCCCCATTGGCATCATCGTAAGACAATAACTCATTCGAGCCGAG GAACCGCCACACAAATACGCCCCCTGGAGGAAGCAGGCGGCACGGCACAGCCGGGCATCGCCGGCTTGCCCGGCGACACCCTAGACACCCAGCCGCTTGTCGCCGGGGCTGCAGTCGGCGCCGCTCCCGGTCACCCGCTGCTGCTCGAGGGCGGCAAGCAGCCCCATCTCCACCAGCAGCAGTCGCACCAACACCTCCACCTACAGCAGCACcacaagcagcagcagcagttgcacCCGGGCGGCGACGACGGCCAGCCGCTGGCGATGGGTCACGGGCAGGGTCACAGACTCGGTTTCAGACACAGGGGCTTGTCGTTGTTGGTTATTCTGTTGCTGTGCTTGATGCTGGCATTAAATGTGATATTATTACTTAAGCTCTGGAAGCTGGAGGAACGGATTGACGTGGATCTCAGTCGGCGGGCGCGACTGCCCAACTTGGCGGCCTTAAA ggaCCTACCTAACACAAACCAGGAATGGCTGGAGCTGCTGCGCGATCAGGAAATCGCACACGAAGCCGAGCTAGATAAGTGGCAGCAGGTGCTCCAGACTGCCATTGAGTTGCTGAAAAAGGTGAGCAATGTGTGCGAAAAGATCTACAACGACGGCAAGCTGCGTCAGCGGATCGAGTCGATGTCTATGCCGGCGCACAGTGAATTCTAA